A genome region from Hevea brasiliensis isolate MT/VB/25A 57/8 chromosome 9, ASM3005281v1, whole genome shotgun sequence includes the following:
- the LOC110631741 gene encoding uncharacterized protein LOC110631741 isoform X2 produces the protein MKFEEGNSVEVLKREHKPCGSWFPGSIISVFGDYYIVRYDSPTDSEGEPVMEKVHKEDVRPQPPLKRGKRWMVGDVADVFDTQCWRVGKVAKSLKNNLFVIKLFGSIKLKEFHESNLRIRQVWHNNNWSVIGKVAQNKESTKNFMQNKSKLSGSLVCSSPLDELIVKDSSLGKRNEQRGLKDGHNNAKKCHPARMVNRSNMYRLDRSSKDLFSKVGGCRRPLTRNLHLFRRVVDVSSPEVKEDEKFNGESWEMDADIASATSNRIYSSSRPLSTEDSDQCSVASCSSNDFALTPSHYCNKAFENTSYNSDAESSYPSSSVNILTPYFEQKLEADIHELEFHAYKSTVQALYASGPLSWEQESLLTNLRLSLHISDEEYLLQLRHLLSTQVL, from the exons ATGAAGTTTGAAGAAGGGAATTCAGTGGAAGTCTTAAAAAGGGAACATAAGCCTTGTGGCTCCTGGTTTCCTGGTAGTATAATTTCTGTGTTTGGGGATTATTATATTGTTAGGTATGACTCACCTACGGACAGTGAGGGAGAGCCTGTGATGGAGAAGGTGCATAAAGAGGATGTTAGGCCTCAGCCTCCTCTTAAAAGGGGAAAAAGATGGATGGTTGGTGATGTGGCTGATGTGTTTGATACTCAATGTTGGAGGGTTGGGAAAGTTGCAAAGTCTTTGAAGAACAAcctttttgtaattaaattgtttGGATCCATCAAACTCAAAGAATTTCATGAATCCAATCTAAGGATTCGGCAGGTCTGGCATAACAATAATTGGTCAGTGATAGGGAAg GTTGCTCAAAATAAAGAATCTACTAAAAATTTTATGCAAAATAAGTCGAAACTTTCTGGTAGCTTGGTTTGCAGTTCTCCATTAGATGAATTAATAGTAAAAGATTCGTCCTTAGGAAAGAGAAATGAGCAGAGAGGCCTTAAGGATGGGCACAATAATGCAAAAAAGTGTCATCCTGCAAGAATGGTAAATAGAAGCAACATGTATCGTCTCGACAGATCTTCTAAGGACCTATTTTCTAAAGTGGGAGGATGCCGCAGGCCTCTCACAAGAAATCTTCATTTGTTTAGGAGGGTAGTTGATGTTTCTTCTCCCGAAGTGAAAGAAGATGAGAAATTCAATGGAGAATCTTGGGAGATGGATGCTGATATAGCAAGCGCAACAAGTAACAGGATATATAGTTCTTCTAGGCCTCTTTCAACTGAAGATAGCGACCAATGCTCTGTTGCTAGTTGTAGTTCAAATGATTTTGCACTCACCCCTAGTCATTATTGCAATAAAGCATTTGAAAACACATCCTATAACTCAGATGCCGAATCATCGTATCCTTCCTCTTCTGTCAACATTTTAACTCCATATTTTGAACAAAAGTTAGAGGCTGACATCCATGAACTAGAGTTTCATGCTTACAAATCAACAGTGCAAGCATTGTATGCTTCAGGTCCTTTAAGTTGGGAGCAAGAGTCACTTTTAACAAATCTTCGCCTATCCCTTCACATATCAGACGAGGAATATCTACtccagctgaggcacctgctatCCACTCAAGTTCTGTAA
- the LOC110631738 gene encoding 2-methyl-6-phytyl-1,4-hydroquinone methyltransferase, chloroplastic has product MASLMLNGAENFTLMSGITPKGLGFLGSDFHGNHFPRVNLISSSRISRTRTVMPKCNLSASRPASQPRFIQHKKEAFWFYRFLSIVYDHVINPGHWTEDMRDDALEPADLNNRNLLVVDVGGGTGFTTLGIVKHVDAQNVTILDQSPHQLAKAKQKEPLKDCKIIEGDAEDLPFPTDYADRYVSAGSIEYWPDPQRGIKEAYRVLKLGGKACLIGPVYPTFWLSRFFADVWMLFPKEEEYIEWFEKAGFKDVQLKRIGPKWYRGVRRHGLIMGCSVTGVKPASGDSPLKLGPKEEDIAKPVNPFVFLLRFILGGLAATYYVLVPIYMWLKDQIVPKGRPI; this is encoded by the exons ATGGCCTCCTTAATGCTCAATGGAGCTGAGAACTTCACTCTCATGAGCGGCATAACCCCAAAAGGGTTAGGTTTTTTGGGTTCGGATTTTCATGGGAACCACTTTCCTAGAGTGAATTTAATCAGTAGCTCTAGAATCTCCAGGACAAGAACAGTGATGCCCAAGTGCAATTTATCAGCCTCTAGGCCAGCTTCTCAGCCCAGGTTCATCCAACACAAGAAAGAGGCTTTTTGGTTCTACCGGTTCCTGTCAATTGTATATGATCATGTGATAAATCCTGGGCACTGGACTGAGGACATGAGAGACGATGCGCTAGAGCCTGCGGATCTCAATAACAGGAATTTGCTAGTTGTAGATGTTGGCGGTGGCACCGGTTTCACTACTTTGGGTATTGTAAAGCATGTGGATGCCCAAAATGTTACCATTCTTGATCAGTCCCCGCATCAGCTTGCAAAGGCCAAGCAGAAGGAGCCCTTAAAGGATTGTAAGATAATTGAGGGCGACGCAGAGGATCTGCCATTTCCTACTGATTATGCGGACAGATATGTGTCCGCTGGGAG TATTGAGTACTGGCCAGACCCACAACGTGGCATCAAGGAAGCATACAGGGTCCTGAAACTAGGAGGAAAAGCCTGCTTAATTGGTCCAGTATATCCAACATTTTGGTTGTCTCGCTTCTTTGCAGATGTATGGATGCTCTTCCCAAAGGAAGAAGAGTACATTGAATGGTTTGAAAAGGCTGGGTTTAAGGATGTTCAACTGAAGCGTATTGGCCCAAAATGGTATCGTGGTGTTCGCCGGCATGGGCTGATCATGGGATGTTCTGTGACAGGGGTTAAACCTGCATCTGGAGATTCTCCTTTAAAG CTTGGTCCAAAGGAAGAGGACATAGCAAAGCCAGTGAACCCATTTGTGTTCCTTCTGCGTTTTATTTTGGGTGGCTTGGCGGCAACGTACTATGTGCTGGTGCCTATCTACATGTGGCTTAAAGATCAAATTGTACCCAAGGGTAGACCAATCTGA
- the LOC110631737 gene encoding uncharacterized protein LOC110631737 isoform X2 has protein sequence MESETASSADEQVVGAAPPLGADTRGKHRILAELKRVEQEIKFLEGELGELEKTDNVSTACEEIKISFVGAPQINAECPCHTRSVTLRNKWPCKPIMGSMV, from the exons ATGGAGTCTGAAACGGCATCGTCTGCCGATGAACAGGTCGTTGGTGCTGCTCCTCCACTGGGAGCTGATACCAGAGGTAAGCATCGGATTCTTGCAGAGCTTAAGCGCGTCGAGCAAGAAATCAAGTTCTTGGAG GGAGAGCTGGGGGAGCTTGAGAAAACAGATAATGTATCAACAGCGTGTGAAGA GATTAAAATCAGTTTTGTTGGTGCTCCTCAGATTAATGCGGAATGTCCATGCCATACCCGATCCGTTACTCTCAGA AACAAATGGCCCTGTAAACCCATTATGGGATCGATGGTTTGA
- the LOC110631737 gene encoding guanine nucleotide-binding protein subunit gamma 1 isoform X3 encodes MESETASSADEQVVGAAPPLGADTRGKHRILAELKRVEQEIKFLEGELGELEKTDNVSTACEDFVGAPQINAECPCHTRSVTLRNKWPCKPIMGSMV; translated from the exons ATGGAGTCTGAAACGGCATCGTCTGCCGATGAACAGGTCGTTGGTGCTGCTCCTCCACTGGGAGCTGATACCAGAGGTAAGCATCGGATTCTTGCAGAGCTTAAGCGCGTCGAGCAAGAAATCAAGTTCTTGGAG GGAGAGCTGGGGGAGCTTGAGAAAACAGATAATGTATCAACAGCGTGTGAAGA TTTTGTTGGTGCTCCTCAGATTAATGCGGAATGTCCATGCCATACCCGATCCGTTACTCTCAGA AACAAATGGCCCTGTAAACCCATTATGGGATCGATGGTTTGA
- the LOC110631741 gene encoding uncharacterized protein LOC110631741 isoform X1, whose product MKFEEGNSVEVLKREHKPCGSWFPGSIISVFGDYYIVRYDSPTDSEGEPVMEKVHKEDVRPQPPLKRGKRWMVGDVADVFDTQCWRVGKVAKSLKNNLFVIKLFGSIKLKEFHESNLRIRQVWHNNNWSVIGKLSLQVAQNKESTKNFMQNKSKLSGSLVCSSPLDELIVKDSSLGKRNEQRGLKDGHNNAKKCHPARMVNRSNMYRLDRSSKDLFSKVGGCRRPLTRNLHLFRRVVDVSSPEVKEDEKFNGESWEMDADIASATSNRIYSSSRPLSTEDSDQCSVASCSSNDFALTPSHYCNKAFENTSYNSDAESSYPSSSVNILTPYFEQKLEADIHELEFHAYKSTVQALYASGPLSWEQESLLTNLRLSLHISDEEYLLQLRHLLSTQVL is encoded by the exons ATGAAGTTTGAAGAAGGGAATTCAGTGGAAGTCTTAAAAAGGGAACATAAGCCTTGTGGCTCCTGGTTTCCTGGTAGTATAATTTCTGTGTTTGGGGATTATTATATTGTTAGGTATGACTCACCTACGGACAGTGAGGGAGAGCCTGTGATGGAGAAGGTGCATAAAGAGGATGTTAGGCCTCAGCCTCCTCTTAAAAGGGGAAAAAGATGGATGGTTGGTGATGTGGCTGATGTGTTTGATACTCAATGTTGGAGGGTTGGGAAAGTTGCAAAGTCTTTGAAGAACAAcctttttgtaattaaattgtttGGATCCATCAAACTCAAAGAATTTCATGAATCCAATCTAAGGATTCGGCAGGTCTGGCATAACAATAATTGGTCAGTGATAGGGAAg CTTTCACTGCAGGTTGCTCAAAATAAAGAATCTACTAAAAATTTTATGCAAAATAAGTCGAAACTTTCTGGTAGCTTGGTTTGCAGTTCTCCATTAGATGAATTAATAGTAAAAGATTCGTCCTTAGGAAAGAGAAATGAGCAGAGAGGCCTTAAGGATGGGCACAATAATGCAAAAAAGTGTCATCCTGCAAGAATGGTAAATAGAAGCAACATGTATCGTCTCGACAGATCTTCTAAGGACCTATTTTCTAAAGTGGGAGGATGCCGCAGGCCTCTCACAAGAAATCTTCATTTGTTTAGGAGGGTAGTTGATGTTTCTTCTCCCGAAGTGAAAGAAGATGAGAAATTCAATGGAGAATCTTGGGAGATGGATGCTGATATAGCAAGCGCAACAAGTAACAGGATATATAGTTCTTCTAGGCCTCTTTCAACTGAAGATAGCGACCAATGCTCTGTTGCTAGTTGTAGTTCAAATGATTTTGCACTCACCCCTAGTCATTATTGCAATAAAGCATTTGAAAACACATCCTATAACTCAGATGCCGAATCATCGTATCCTTCCTCTTCTGTCAACATTTTAACTCCATATTTTGAACAAAAGTTAGAGGCTGACATCCATGAACTAGAGTTTCATGCTTACAAATCAACAGTGCAAGCATTGTATGCTTCAGGTCCTTTAAGTTGGGAGCAAGAGTCACTTTTAACAAATCTTCGCCTATCCCTTCACATATCAGACGAGGAATATCTACtccagctgaggcacctgctatCCACTCAAGTTCTGTAA
- the LOC110631737 gene encoding guanine nucleotide-binding protein subunit gamma 2 isoform X1: MESETASSADEQVVGAAPPLGADTRGKHRILAELKRVEQEIKFLEGELGELEKTDNVSTACEELMRNVHAIPDPLLSETNGPVNPLWDRWFEGPQESQGCRCWLL, from the exons ATGGAGTCTGAAACGGCATCGTCTGCCGATGAACAGGTCGTTGGTGCTGCTCCTCCACTGGGAGCTGATACCAGAGGTAAGCATCGGATTCTTGCAGAGCTTAAGCGCGTCGAGCAAGAAATCAAGTTCTTGGAG GGAGAGCTGGGGGAGCTTGAGAAAACAGATAATGTATCAACAGCGTGTGAAGA ATTAATGCGGAATGTCCATGCCATACCCGATCCGTTACTCTCAGA AACAAATGGCCCTGTAAACCCATTATGGGATCGATGGTTTGAAGGGCCCCAGGAATCTCAAGGTTGCCGATGCTGGCTACTCTGA